In Papaver somniferum cultivar HN1 unplaced genomic scaffold, ASM357369v1 unplaced-scaffold_117, whole genome shotgun sequence, the DNA window ATCGTCGTCAAGGTTGGAATAGGAAGGTGAGGATATGAGATCTTTAAATTTTGACTTTTGTTTCTGActaaaggatttttttttcttttctaattttgGAATGTGAGTGAATTTTGGAGATTAAGAAATCTTGATAATGGTGGGTACTTGGAATTTAGGTCTaaaatactactccctccgttcttaaataataggctggtttcatgtACAGCCTATTATTTAagaacagagggagtattaacAATGCACAATTGACAATAGCTGTGATAGTTAGTACGATGTATACTGAGAAATGCTACTAGGGGAAAGTGACTAAAGTTCTCGGGAGATTACCGTATTTGGATATCTGCAGGCATCGGGATGTGGGCTGGTTTAATTTGTGTCCTTTGGATGTTATACTGAGAAATGTTTGTTAAATTTGTGTAGGAAGAGGTAGAGAGGACAGAAGAAAGAACTGAGGAATGGGAGGGTGCTGGAGGGCGACATTCTAATCAAAGACGACCTCAACAGGTTTCTTCTTTTTAGTTTCTTACCCCATTGTTTTAATTTGCTTGGTTTCTTTTAGCACTTTCTTGGTCTGCTTATAAATTAGTAACTGGTATATTATGATATTGGTAAATTTATAAAGGAAAAATACTACTCTGCCTTGAGTCAGTTAGTTGATTTGAATAGGCAGTTCGATAAATTTAAACCCCTTTGTTACGATCACAGTAGTTGATAACAATGAAGATAGGAAGTAATAGAATTAAGATGAAAAACGATGGAGAAGATGTAGAAATAAATAGGTTTACAGAGAAACCCAACCTCAAGATACAAGCTGCtcctcaaaataaaacaagtgctatttcttttaaatttatttaattgATGCCTTTTCATTGATTTCCTTGAATAAAGATTACAAAATATGTCCATATCCCCACTTAAACCATAGATCCTTCAAACTAGGCAACAACCCCATTAATTCCAAACATAACTAAAGACTCTCAACGACCAGGGAGTCTACTAACACTCGTAAGACAACTTAAAGTGAGAAGAATGATTTGAATTGATTTACCCGTTCAATAGTGAGTGTTAGTGGACTTCCTAGTCATTAGGAGTCTCTAGTTATGTTTGGAATTAGTGGGATCGTTGCCTAGTTTGGAGGATCTTTGGTTTTAGTGGGATACAGATATATTTTGTAGTCTCTGTTCAAGAAGATATTGGAATCAACAAAAAGACATCGATTAAGTTTATTTAAAGGGAATAACACTTGAGTAATTCTAAGGTTAGGCTCCTCTCTTAGCGTGAATTTTAAGGTTGGGTTCCTCTATAAACCTATTTACCTTTACTTCTTCTCCATCATTTTTCATCTTATTTCCTATGTTGTCGTTATCCACTACTGTGATTGTATCACCCTTTATTGCGGATTTTTGCTCACAAAATTTATAGAGTTTTTATTGTACATGAGTAGGGACTGATTAGGTAAGCAGGTATTGGTAACTGTGATAGTTTGAGTCTACTGTTTATACTCGAAATCTTTTAGTACATTCTGAACATAGAGTTCTGTTCTTTTTCCACTGTATTTGGCTTCAAAATGCTGATCAAGTGGTTTAACTGCAGGCTGCGTATGGGGAGAATAACCAATGTGAAGGTGCTCAAAGTGATTATAACCAGAACCAATGGAATAGAAAGGTTGAATATGATTGCTTATTTATTTTGGCCGTTGTTTTGGTTCTTGATTCTTGGAAATGCGGAGTAATATGATTGTGTTTATTATAGGAGGAACAACAGCAAAATAGTGAAGGGTGGGAGACTGTTGGTAAAAAGCCTGCAAGGAGGCCTCAGGTTCGCATTACTACCTCTCTGAAAATAAACTTTTATCTGGTAATCTCTTTTATTCGTATTTCGGTTCTGATGTTCTGATACTTATGCTTTGGCAGATATGGAAAGACCATAATCATGGATATAATCGGCCACCAAGTGAGCAAGAATACGCGGATGATGTTGGCCATGGTTCTAATATCGAACCGTCAAGAGAAGAGCTTGCTGATCTCTCACAAGCTTGTAATAAGCTGTGGGAACTTGATTCGAACCGTTTAGTGCCAGGAAAGGACTATGAGATTGTCTGTGGTGAGGGGAAGAAAGTGTACCAAAATGATGATATGGCGCAAGGAAGTTTATTTGATTGGCTTAGTGAAGACGTATTCAGGAAGCCTACATATTCTCGTTTCTGTTCTCTTTTGGATAATTACAATCCCGTTGTAGGGTCTAAAGAACAAGTCTCAGCTCAAGAGAAGCAAGAGGAAGCTGCATTTATAGAGGAGATCAGTAGAACTGGACCAATCCAATATCTTCACAAGTATCTCACTTGCAAGGGCGTCGTTTCTGAAAATAACCAAGATTTCAAGAGAATGTTGAGTGGTTTATGGTTTGGTCTTTATGGAAGAGGAGGTTCATCCAGTAGCTCATCTGCTTTTGAACATGTTTTTGTTGGAGAAATCAAGACACAAGGGGAAGACCAAGTTACAGGATTTCATAACTGGCTTCAGGTTTGTAACTATTATCTTATTGATGTTTTCCTGCTGATTATTGGTACCATATACAAGCAGGCGCAAATCATTCCCAAAATATGGTTCGACTTAAACATGATTATTGCACAGAATTTGGGTTTAGAGTAATGAAATGTTTGCCAAGGTTGGAGTTGGAATGACACTTTTCTTGTATTCTGATATCACCGTTCTTTGTTGTTAGTGTCATGCTCATCTTTTGCATCTTAACATTAACTTTTATCTCTTGCCAACCAAATTTGTCTTTTTTGGCCTTCTGCAGTTCTACCTAGAGGAATCAAAAGGAAGAGTTGATTATCAAGGTTATATTTTCCCACGAAGACGCGGTGAAACAGTAAGTGACTTAAGTCAGTGTCATTAGTAGAACATCATTGACCTATTACTACACTCTCCAACAGTAACCATGTATTTAGGAAGATCTGCTAATAGTTATTTTTGATACTGCCGTCCCATGAACCAATTAAGCAACAGCTCCCTCCTCTTTAGGTTTAGCATAAGTTACCAATGTTGTAAGGTTTAAAATGTACTAAATGCCGTACGAACTTAAAATTATCTGGTAGTGACTAGATTGTAAAGAGAAGATTATTCccacccatatatatatatatatatgttattatGTTCTAAACATTTTTGATTACTATCTGAAAATTGGTAATCTTGTTTCGCTATTAATTCTACATCTAATGTACATTGTGTTTCCCGATGCATATTCATCTCTGTGAGAACTTGGTGTTTGTGTGCGCACAAACATAAACGTTATACTAGTTGAATTCTCATTTTAGTttctcttttctttgtttttgtgtatgcAGCCGGACTCTGAAACCCAGTTGCTTACAATTCAGTTTGCATGGAACGGTGTTCTGAAGGCTGTTTCAAGCACATTGGT includes these proteins:
- the LOC113330014 gene encoding poly(U)-specific endoribonuclease-B-like, with the protein product MEGLIKGILDVALGDREESSNGQDRDERSRSTWAQVVTGDDDQEDTTTKTPTNRRQGWNRKEEVERTEERTEEWEGAGGRHSNQRRPQQAAYGENNQCEGAQSDYNQNQWNRKEEQQQNSEGWETVGKKPARRPQIWKDHNHGYNRPPSEQEYADDVGHGSNIEPSREELADLSQACNKLWELDSNRLVPGKDYEIVCGEGKKVYQNDDMAQGSLFDWLSEDVFRKPTYSRFCSLLDNYNPVVGSKEQVSAQEKQEEAAFIEEISRTGPIQYLHKYLTCKGVVSENNQDFKRMLSGLWFGLYGRGGSSSSSSAFEHVFVGEIKTQGEDQVTGFHNWLQFYLEESKGRVDYQGYIFPRRRGETPDSETQLLTIQFAWNGVLKAVSSTLVGVSPEFEIALYTLCFFNGGEENHIQLGPYPVNIKCYRLGNDKIGSAFPIAEC